From the Selenomonas timonae genome, one window contains:
- the polA gene encoding DNA polymerase I: MSGEKFAVLDGSSLFFRAFYALQLPPNARGVHTNAVHGFAMMLVKLLKELAPTQIVIAFDKSRTTFRTALYPEYKGTRDKTPEELIAQIPLLKELSATLGIPFLEMDDYEADDIIGTLATQAAEAGTETIVVTGDRDALQLIRTNLTVVLTKKGISDTRRYDTAAFEEEYGFAPIRLIDLKGLMGDSSDNIPGVPGVGPKTATKLLLQYESIENVLDHAAEVSGKKLSASLVEYRDQALLSKQLATIECNVPELRYEAEGFRMQPDRTALDAFCKEYELRTVGRAFSDYLSVSAPTVGVEQSLFGEETAAAAEANLEAAAFSAADLVSLRAAEEIAVSAVFSGTAPFVQIDVLALSYGAERRVLRADAPEFEEARAVLAERPIVLWNAKRYAQAGLSVGANIFDLELADYLLRPEENKRDLARAAFAHSADFPAVPEEAMQEQRAVHEALTATHLANLLRAALDGAGLMPLYREIELPLVPVLAAMEQTGIYVNRAALERELTAANARIEALVTEIHALAGTEFNISSPKQLGEILFERLGLAEGSKIKKTKTGYSTSAETLEELRDRHPIVDKVLTYRMWTKLRSTYLEGIGALIRPATGRVHTSFNQTVTATGRLSSSDPNLQNIPVRTEEGRAVRALFEPGAGYDALLSADYSQIELRILAHMSGDETMIDAFRTGQDIHARTASEVFGVPLAEVTGEQRRRAKAVNFGIVYGLSDYGLSRDLGISRKEAAGYIERYFERYHGVRTFLDKIIADAHANGYVTTLYGRRRDLPAINSRNFMQRSFAERMAMNTPIQGTAADLIKIAMIRAYDALRAAGVKSRILLQVHDELVLETVEAEIAQVTEILRAAMSGAAELAVPLAVDVHVGKNWAEAK; the protein is encoded by the coding sequence GTGAGCGGGGAGAAATTTGCGGTACTCGACGGGAGCAGCCTTTTCTTTCGCGCGTTCTATGCGCTGCAGCTCCCGCCGAATGCGCGCGGCGTCCACACGAATGCGGTGCACGGCTTTGCAATGATGCTCGTGAAGCTCTTGAAGGAGCTCGCACCGACGCAGATCGTCATCGCGTTTGACAAGAGCCGCACGACGTTTCGTACGGCGCTTTATCCGGAGTACAAGGGCACGCGCGACAAGACGCCAGAGGAGCTGATCGCTCAGATTCCGCTGCTGAAGGAGCTGTCCGCGACGCTCGGCATCCCCTTCCTCGAGATGGATGACTACGAGGCGGACGACATCATCGGCACGCTCGCAACACAGGCGGCAGAGGCGGGGACGGAGACCATCGTCGTGACAGGTGACCGCGATGCCTTGCAGCTCATCCGTACGAATCTCACCGTCGTCCTGACGAAAAAGGGCATCAGCGACACGCGCCGCTACGATACGGCGGCGTTCGAGGAGGAGTACGGCTTCGCGCCGATTCGTCTCATCGACCTGAAGGGGCTGATGGGGGACAGCTCGGATAACATTCCGGGCGTACCCGGCGTGGGGCCAAAGACCGCAACAAAGCTGCTCCTGCAATATGAGAGCATCGAGAACGTGCTCGATCACGCCGCCGAGGTCAGCGGGAAGAAACTCAGTGCCTCGCTCGTGGAGTATCGGGATCAGGCTCTGCTCTCAAAGCAGCTCGCGACAATTGAATGCAATGTGCCGGAACTCCGTTATGAAGCGGAGGGCTTTCGCATGCAGCCCGACCGCACAGCGCTCGATGCGTTCTGCAAAGAATACGAGCTGCGGACGGTGGGGCGCGCGTTCTCGGACTATCTCTCTGTGTCTGCGCCCACCGTCGGGGTGGAACAGTCGCTCTTTGGAGAGGAGACTGCAGCCGCTGCAGAGGCGAACCTCGAGGCGGCGGCGTTTTCCGCTGCCGATCTCGTATCGCTGCGCGCGGCGGAGGAGATTGCCGTCAGTGCGGTGTTCAGCGGCACGGCGCCCTTTGTGCAGATCGACGTGCTCGCCCTTTCCTACGGGGCGGAGCGGCGCGTGCTGCGCGCGGATGCGCCGGAGTTCGAGGAGGCGCGCGCCGTGCTTGCGGAGCGTCCCATCGTGCTCTGGAATGCAAAGCGCTATGCGCAGGCGGGGCTTTCCGTCGGCGCGAATATCTTCGATCTCGAGCTGGCGGACTACCTCCTGCGCCCCGAGGAGAATAAGCGCGACCTCGCGCGCGCGGCATTTGCCCACAGCGCGGACTTTCCTGCTGTCCCCGAAGAGGCGATGCAGGAACAGCGCGCCGTGCATGAGGCACTCACTGCCACGCATCTCGCCAATCTCCTGCGGGCGGCGCTCGATGGGGCGGGGCTCATGCCGCTCTATCGGGAGATCGAACTGCCGCTCGTGCCCGTACTCGCGGCGATGGAGCAGACAGGCATCTATGTGAACCGCGCGGCACTCGAGCGCGAGCTGACGGCGGCGAATGCGCGTATCGAGGCGCTCGTCACGGAGATTCACGCGCTGGCGGGCACGGAGTTCAACATCAGCTCGCCCAAGCAGCTCGGTGAGATTCTCTTTGAGCGTCTCGGGCTCGCAGAGGGCAGCAAGATCAAGAAGACGAAGACGGGCTACTCGACGAGCGCCGAGACGCTCGAGGAGCTGCGCGACCGCCATCCCATCGTGGACAAGGTGCTGACCTACCGTATGTGGACGAAGCTGCGCTCGACCTATCTCGAGGGCATCGGCGCGCTCATCCGTCCCGCAACGGGGCGCGTGCACACAAGCTTCAACCAGACGGTGACGGCGACGGGGCGGCTCTCAAGCTCCGACCCGAATCTTCAGAACATCCCCGTGCGCACGGAGGAGGGGCGCGCCGTACGTGCGCTCTTCGAGCCGGGCGCGGGCTATGACGCACTCCTCTCGGCGGACTACTCGCAGATCGAGCTGCGCATCCTCGCGCATATGTCGGGCGACGAGACCATGATCGACGCATTCCGCACGGGACAGGACATCCACGCACGCACGGCGTCGGAGGTGTTCGGCGTACCGCTCGCGGAGGTGACGGGGGAGCAGCGCCGCCGCGCAAAGGCCGTCAACTTCGGCATCGTCTACGGGTTGAGCGACTACGGACTCTCGCGCGACCTCGGCATTTCGCGCAAGGAGGCGGCGGGCTACATCGAACGCTACTTCGAGCGCTATCACGGCGTGCGCACATTCCTCGACAAAATAATTGCAGATGCGCATGCAAACGGCTATGTTACGACGCTCTATGGGCGGCGGCGCGATCTGCCCGCGATCAACAGCCGCAACTTCATGCAGCGCTCCTTTGCCGAGCGCATGGCGATGAATACGCCCATCCAGGGCACAGCTGCCGATCTCATCAAGATTGCGATGATTCGCGCCTATGACGCGCTGCGTGCGGCGGGCGTGAAGAGCCGCATCCTCCTGCAGGTGCACGACGAACTCGTGCTTGAGACGGTGGAGGCGGAGATCGCGCAGGTCACGGAGATCCTGCGCGCGGCGATGAGCGGCGCGGCGGAGCTCGCCGTGCCGCTCGCCGTGGATGTGCACGTCGGGAAGAACTGGGCGGAGGCGAAATAA
- a CDS encoding lytic transglycosylase domain-containing protein has product MGVRNLRRVFWWGLRALVVAVVVFVIVGGWGWVERSYIYPYDYRSYIETSAAHYRADPYLVAAVIKHESKFQTRARSDGGALGLMQLMPQTAAWIARQLDEPFTEDYLYDPALNIRYGVWYLAELENEFGGNDILALAAYNAGRGNVRDWMERYHWNDQFDEIEAIPYPETRLYVRRVLEDREQYKRLYDE; this is encoded by the coding sequence TTGGGTGTTCGTAATTTGCGGCGCGTGTTTTGGTGGGGGCTGCGCGCACTCGTCGTCGCCGTCGTCGTCTTTGTCATCGTCGGCGGCTGGGGCTGGGTGGAGCGCAGCTACATCTACCCCTACGACTACCGCAGCTACATCGAGACCAGCGCTGCGCATTACCGCGCCGATCCCTATCTCGTTGCTGCCGTCATCAAGCACGAGAGCAAATTTCAGACGCGCGCCCGCTCCGACGGCGGCGCACTCGGGCTCATGCAGCTCATGCCGCAGACCGCCGCATGGATTGCGCGGCAGCTCGACGAACCCTTTACCGAGGACTATCTCTATGACCCCGCGCTCAACATCCGCTACGGTGTCTGGTATCTTGCGGAGCTCGAAAATGAGTTCGGCGGCAACGACATCCTCGCGCTTGCCGCGTACAATGCGGGGCGCGGCAACGTGCGCGACTGGATGGAGCGCTATCATTGGAACGATCAGTTTGACGAGATCGAGGCGATCCCCTACCCCGAGACACGGCTCTACGTGCGCCGCGTGCTCGAGGACAGGGAGCAGTATAAGAGGCTCTACGACGAATGA
- a CDS encoding HD domain-containing protein, which yields MTEADFVRTLRDAGARIFRVGGCVRDHFRGAQAKDIDYAVTGIAEERFHALFPHAEKIGKAFPVYHVRVDGVRREVAFARRERKTGAGYRGFDVTFDPTVTIEEDLYRRDTRMNAMAIELPEGTLLDPYGGRADLVAGVICAVSEHFTDDPVRALRAARQAAEFGFTVEEGTLLYMRACADELRREPTERLMAELRRALAAPHPSVFFRVLRAADLLAVTFPEIAALEGQVQPVEFHPEGDALAHTLAMVDAVAEETEDIRTRFAALVHDLGKGLTPKEMLPHHYGHEKTGLTALAAWNRRMTLPHDWMKAASFVIRQHMRAPRLTRLGKIADLLLGIGASGLSMAEFNIIIRADHGPLPAYLAHGAAALRAMQTITGRSAPTDLAGAEIGIWLREQRVRILKKFLLENEKAWYNTSEQS from the coding sequence ATGACGGAGGCGGATTTTGTGCGCACATTGCGGGATGCGGGCGCACGTATCTTTCGCGTCGGTGGCTGCGTGCGCGATCATTTTCGCGGTGCCCAGGCAAAGGATATCGACTATGCCGTGACGGGCATTGCCGAGGAGCGTTTTCATGCACTTTTTCCGCATGCGGAAAAGATTGGAAAGGCGTTCCCCGTTTATCATGTGCGCGTGGACGGCGTGCGCCGCGAGGTCGCGTTTGCACGCAGGGAGCGCAAGACGGGCGCAGGCTATCGCGGCTTCGATGTCACATTCGATCCGACGGTGACGATTGAGGAGGATCTCTATCGGCGCGACACGCGGATGAATGCGATGGCTATTGAGCTCCCCGAGGGCACTCTGCTCGATCCCTACGGCGGGCGTGCCGATCTCGTAGCGGGTGTGATTTGTGCGGTCTCGGAACACTTTACGGATGACCCCGTGCGCGCGCTGCGCGCCGCGCGGCAGGCGGCAGAGTTCGGCTTTACTGTGGAGGAGGGTACTCTTCTCTATATGCGTGCATGCGCGGATGAGCTGCGCCGCGAGCCGACGGAGCGCCTGATGGCGGAGCTGCGCCGCGCGCTTGCCGCCCCGCATCCATCCGTATTCTTCCGCGTGCTGCGGGCGGCGGATCTCCTCGCGGTGACATTCCCCGAGATCGCGGCGCTCGAGGGGCAGGTACAGCCCGTGGAGTTTCACCCCGAGGGCGATGCCCTCGCGCATACGCTTGCGATGGTCGATGCCGTTGCCGAGGAAACGGAGGATATACGCACACGTTTTGCCGCGCTCGTCCACGACCTCGGCAAGGGGCTGACCCCGAAGGAGATGCTGCCGCATCACTACGGGCACGAAAAGACGGGACTCACGGCACTCGCGGCGTGGAACAGACGCATGACCCTCCCGCACGACTGGATGAAGGCGGCATCGTTCGTCATTCGTCAGCATATGCGCGCCCCGCGCCTCACGCGTCTCGGCAAGATTGCCGATCTCTTGCTTGGCATCGGCGCGTCGGGGCTTTCGATGGCGGAGTTCAACATTATCATCCGCGCCGATCACGGCCCGCTGCCCGCCTATCTTGCGCACGGTGCGGCGGCACTCCGCGCGATGCAGACCATCACGGGGCGCTCCGCTCCGACAGATCTCGCGGGGGCGGAGATTGGAATTTGGCTGCGCGAGCAGCGCGTGCGAATACTGAAAAAATTCTTGTTGGAGAACGAAAAGGCGTGGTATAATACATCTGAGCAGAGTTAA
- a CDS encoding cob(I)yrinic acid a,c-diamide adenosyltransferase, with product MSVVTKTGDQGQTSLFTGERIAKDDLRVEVYGIVDTLGSTLGMARAFSENKRVKDDILAVQKQLGMLMADFASRNKPPRITEEMITGIEAEIANIEESLPALKEFIIPGDKKSSAILDLARTTARTAERHAWTLARRGSVAEVDLRYLNRLSDYCFVLMRLEDADKPNL from the coding sequence ATGAGTGTTGTGACAAAAACTGGCGATCAGGGACAGACGAGCCTTTTCACGGGGGAGCGCATTGCAAAGGACGATCTGCGCGTCGAGGTGTACGGCATTGTGGATACCCTCGGTTCGACGCTCGGCATGGCGCGCGCGTTCTCGGAGAACAAGCGCGTGAAGGACGACATCCTCGCTGTACAGAAGCAGCTTGGCATGCTCATGGCGGATTTTGCGAGCCGCAACAAGCCGCCCCGCATCACGGAAGAGATGATCACGGGAATCGAGGCGGAGATTGCAAACATCGAGGAGAGCCTGCCCGCGCTGAAGGAGTTCATCATCCCCGGCGATAAGAAGTCGAGCGCAATACTTGATCTGGCACGCACGACCGCGCGCACCGCAGAGCGCCACGCATGGACGCTCGCACGCCGCGGCTCTGTGGCAGAGGTCGACCTGCGCTACCTCAACCGCCTCTCCGACTACTGCTTCGTCCTCATGCGCCTTGAGGATGCGGACAAGCCAAATCTGTGA
- the ndk gene encoding nucleoside-diphosphate kinase, with translation MEQTLVLIKPDAVGAHHIGDITKAYEEAGLQIRAMKMMQMTDRIARIHYAEHLEKPFYGELSAFMTSAPLVAMVLAGENAIARVRELHGATNPANAADGTIRKRFAKNGSENAVHASDSPESAAREVHIFFSETEIF, from the coding sequence ATGGAACAGACGCTGGTTCTCATCAAGCCGGATGCCGTCGGAGCGCATCACATCGGAGACATTACGAAGGCGTATGAGGAGGCAGGGCTCCAGATTCGCGCGATGAAGATGATGCAGATGACAGATCGCATTGCGCGCATTCACTATGCGGAGCATCTCGAGAAGCCGTTCTACGGCGAGCTCTCCGCGTTCATGACCTCCGCGCCGCTCGTGGCGATGGTGCTTGCAGGTGAGAACGCGATTGCGCGTGTGCGCGAACTCCACGGTGCGACGAATCCGGCGAATGCGGCGGATGGCACGATCCGCAAGCGCTTTGCAAAGAACGGGAGCGAGAACGCAGTGCATGCGTCCGACAGCCCCGAGAGCGCCGCGCGCGAGGTGCACATCTTCTTCAGTGAGACGGAGATTTTCTAA
- the coaE gene encoding dephospho-CoA kinase (Dephospho-CoA kinase (CoaE) performs the final step in coenzyme A biosynthesis.) produces MRIIGLTGGIACGKSTVSRALCALGAAIIDADALAHELSQPGQPIFNAYVERFGREIVTAGGTLDRAAIAVRVFADPAVRAEVDDIAHPLIRIAAEERLRAARAEGKKAAVLDVPLLFEAGWDVLADEVWVVALPAEEQLARLLARDKSMSEGEARARISAQMPLAEKCARADIVIDNSGTAKETRECIEQLWRERIIGCS; encoded by the coding sequence TTGCGGATCATCGGGCTCACGGGCGGCATTGCCTGCGGCAAATCCACCGTCAGCAGGGCACTGTGCGCGCTCGGCGCCGCAATCATCGACGCGGATGCGCTCGCACATGAGCTCTCGCAGCCGGGACAGCCGATCTTCAACGCCTATGTGGAACGCTTTGGCAGGGAGATTGTGACGGCGGGCGGTACGCTCGACCGCGCGGCAATCGCCGTGCGCGTCTTTGCCGATCCTGCCGTGCGCGCCGAGGTGGATGACATTGCGCACCCACTCATCCGCATAGCGGCAGAGGAGCGTCTGCGTGCGGCACGCGCGGAGGGAAAGAAGGCAGCGGTGCTGGATGTGCCTCTGCTCTTTGAGGCGGGCTGGGATGTACTCGCCGATGAGGTATGGGTTGTTGCGCTCCCGGCAGAGGAGCAGCTCGCGCGTCTTCTCGCGCGGGACAAGTCAATGAGCGAGGGAGAGGCGCGGGCACGCATCTCCGCTCAGATGCCGCTCGCAGAGAAATGCGCGCGTGCGGACATCGTCATCGACAACAGCGGCACAGCGAAAGAAACACGGGAATGTATTGAACAACTTTGGAGGGAACGGATCATTGGGTGTTCGTAA
- a CDS encoding gamma carbonic anhydrase family protein has protein sequence MDKIILPYRGKTPAIDPSAFIAPTAAVIGDVTVGAGSSIWFGAVVRGDFQPITIGANTNIQENATIHVMRDVPVHIGDNVLIGHNAVVHCSRIGDNTLIGMGSIVMGYSEIGENVVIGAGTFLPQHKKIPSNSLVFGNPAQIVRALRDDEIEALRAAAENYAGLGAEYKRIIEEMK, from the coding sequence ATGGATAAGATTATCCTGCCCTATCGGGGCAAGACTCCTGCGATTGATCCGTCCGCATTCATTGCGCCGACGGCGGCTGTCATCGGAGACGTGACGGTTGGCGCCGGCTCGAGCATTTGGTTCGGCGCTGTGGTGCGCGGCGATTTTCAGCCGATTACGATCGGCGCGAATACGAACATCCAGGAGAACGCGACGATTCACGTCATGCGTGATGTACCCGTCCACATTGGGGACAATGTGCTCATTGGGCACAATGCCGTCGTGCATTGCAGCCGCATCGGGGACAATACGCTGATCGGCATGGGCTCGATCGTGATGGGCTACTCCGAGATCGGCGAGAACGTCGTTATCGGCGCGGGCACCTTCCTGCCGCAGCACAAGAAGATTCCGTCGAACTCGCTTGTATTCGGCAACCCTGCTCAGATCGTGCGCGCGCTGCGCGACGATGAGATCGAGGCGCTGCGGGCGGCGGCGGAGAACTATGCCGGGCTCGGAGCGGAGTACAAACGTATCATTGAGGAGATGAAGTAA
- a CDS encoding methyl-accepting chemotaxis protein, with protein sequence MSVAKKIVLSIGFLVVMFAGYGFYANHASGVLNNNTVSVFSWAHVLNVGGQVQALSADGREYELMRITAPNEEERARAAGLISQLTPKLNKAYEEYEKAIQEAPFPNEADRTQKLARLEKLKQERKNYAEARQHATDLMDAGDQEGAVELAFNEQADVYKRMTDILEEDKADSVRLARAEMAHSEDVFSGVWLTTIIALSVVVILSIVILVLLLKNIKNSVDTILDGARHIAGGDLRSKIVLDGDDEFAHIAHQFNTMVESMQAMIRKIKTTATDVASSSEELTANANQSAQVTQNVAQSITEVAEAAEKQLQSIDESRVTVEEFQRGLEEAITNQRRAREQTQATAEKAAEGNAFVQTTVEQMNSIARTVQQTGEIVSKLGERSKEIGNIVEIISSISGQTNLLALNAAIEAARAGEHGRGFAVVAEEVRKLAEESQNASQQISELIRSIQEETNHAVASMEEGRREAEKGKENVTATGETFSLILNMVEDVKTASLAVSKRVLELRENMNSIIQGMSAVDTSAKGIGSESHNVSAATEEQAAGMEEIASSSRSLADMATDLQSETDKFKV encoded by the coding sequence ATGTCAGTAGCAAAGAAAATCGTACTGAGCATTGGATTCCTGGTCGTCATGTTTGCCGGCTATGGATTCTATGCAAATCACGCGAGCGGCGTGCTCAACAACAACACGGTCAGTGTGTTCAGTTGGGCGCACGTTCTCAATGTGGGCGGTCAGGTGCAGGCACTCTCGGCGGACGGGCGTGAGTACGAACTCATGCGTATCACCGCGCCAAACGAGGAGGAGCGTGCGCGTGCAGCAGGACTGATCTCCCAGCTCACGCCGAAGCTGAACAAGGCATACGAGGAGTATGAGAAGGCGATCCAGGAAGCGCCGTTCCCAAACGAGGCAGATCGCACGCAGAAGCTTGCGCGTCTCGAAAAACTCAAGCAGGAACGCAAGAATTATGCGGAGGCGCGTCAGCACGCAACAGATCTCATGGATGCAGGTGACCAAGAGGGCGCCGTCGAGCTGGCATTCAATGAGCAGGCGGATGTCTACAAGCGCATGACGGACATCCTCGAGGAGGACAAGGCGGACAGCGTGCGTCTCGCGCGCGCGGAGATGGCGCACAGTGAGGATGTTTTCTCGGGCGTGTGGCTGACGACGATCATTGCATTGTCCGTTGTTGTCATTCTCTCGATCGTCATCCTTGTCCTGCTTCTCAAAAATATCAAGAACTCTGTGGATACGATTCTCGACGGGGCGCGCCATATTGCGGGCGGTGATCTGCGCTCGAAGATTGTGCTGGACGGCGATGATGAGTTTGCACACATTGCCCATCAGTTCAACACGATGGTCGAGAGCATGCAGGCAATGATCCGCAAGATCAAGACGACGGCAACGGATGTTGCCAGCTCGTCGGAGGAACTGACGGCGAATGCAAACCAGTCGGCGCAGGTGACGCAGAATGTTGCCCAGTCCATCACGGAGGTCGCAGAGGCAGCGGAGAAGCAGCTGCAGAGCATCGACGAGAGCCGCGTGACTGTGGAGGAATTCCAGCGCGGCTTGGAAGAGGCGATTACAAATCAGCGCCGTGCACGTGAGCAGACGCAGGCGACGGCGGAGAAGGCGGCGGAGGGGAATGCCTTCGTGCAGACGACGGTCGAGCAGATGAACTCGATCGCGCGCACCGTTCAGCAGACAGGCGAGATTGTCAGCAAGCTCGGTGAGCGCTCGAAGGAGATTGGCAACATCGTCGAGATCATCTCGAGCATCTCGGGACAGACGAATCTCCTCGCGCTCAACGCGGCGATTGAGGCGGCGCGTGCAGGAGAGCACGGGCGCGGCTTCGCTGTCGTTGCAGAGGAAGTCCGCAAGCTCGCGGAGGAGTCGCAGAACGCCTCACAGCAGATCTCCGAGCTCATCCGCAGCATCCAGGAGGAGACGAACCACGCCGTTGCCTCGATGGAGGAAGGGCGCCGTGAGGCTGAGAAGGGCAAGGAGAACGTCACGGCGACGGGCGAGACCTTCTCGCTGATCCTGAACATGGTCGAGGATGTCAAGACCGCATCGCTCGCCGTCAGCAAGCGTGTCCTCGAACTGCGCGAGAACATGAACTCGATCATTCAGGGCATGAGCGCTGTGGATACCTCGGCAAAGGGCATCGGCAGCGAGTCGCATAACGTCTCCGCAGCAACTGAGGAGCAGGCGGCGGGCATGGAGGAGATTGCCTCCTCGAGCCGCAGCCTCGCCGACATGGCAACGGATCTGCAGTCCGAGACGGATAAGTTTAAGGTGTAA